Part of the Lasioglossum baleicum unplaced genomic scaffold, iyLasBale1 scaffold1922, whole genome shotgun sequence genome, GGGAAACTAGGGAAACCATGGGACGACTGGTTGGTACTTTGAACCTTCGACCTTTCGGTTTCTTCCTCCTTTCGCGAATAGTCACGAAGAACCGTAAGAAAACCAGATAACCTTCCGATCCCGGAATATCAGATCGAATCTACGGGGTTGCCGACATTAGCTCGGCgagaaattattaatttaagacacaggaaataaatttctaaatttctaattttcaaCATAGGAGCAGAGTGTGATCGCGCTGCTATGCTTCTCCATGGTGCTCACTTGTTCCGCCACGCGGAAAGAGGACCTCGAGAGGGCAGCGGAGCTCGCGGTGGAGAGAGCAGCGGAGAGAGCAGCGGAGAGAGCGGTGGAAAAAGCAATAGAGGGTGGAAACACCACGACCGAGTCGAAGACAGTTCGGGAATCGTACAGCAACGCGAGAAAGACACCCCATCGCGAGGATTCCGACGATCGTGCTGCTTCGACAGAGGACAAAGACGAGTCTGACGACGACACCGAGGACTGGAAGTCTGGAAGGTTCAGACTGATATCGTTCAAAGGATGGCCAGGTCGAACCGAAAACGAAGGCTGGAAGAGGCTGCCGAGGAGTCAGCCACGCGCGGAATCTAACCAGTGGCAGAAATCGGAAGTCCTGACTGTCGAGAAGAAAGTACCGGTACCGATAACGGTGGAGAAGAAGATAGCGTACCCGGTGTACAAACCGATACCGTACGAGGTGAAAGTGCCGGTACCGCAGCCGTACACGGTCGAGAGGAAGGTGCCTTACCCTGTGAAAGTCTTCGTGAACGTACCGGTGGAGGTGCCGCAGCCGTACACCGTGGAGAAGAAGGTACCGTACGAGGTGAAGGTAGATCGGCCGGTACCTTACAGAGTGGAGATTCCAGTACCTCAGCCGTACACCGTCGAGAGGAAGATACCGATCGAGGTGAAAGTGCCGGTGCCTCAGCCGTACACGGTCGATAAGGCAGTTCCCTACGCGGTGAAAGTACCGGTGAAGGTCCCGGAACCGTACGAGGTGGAGAAGAAAGTGGCCGTACCGGTAAAAGTCTTGGTGAAGCGACCTTACCCCGTGCCGGTACCCGAACCCTACGCCGTGGAGGTAGCCAAACCGTACCCGGTGCCGGTGGCCAAGCCTTACCCGGTGGAGGTTAAGGTACCGGTCGACACGCCGTTTCCGGTTCCAGTCGAAAGGCCGGTCCTGTGCCGGTAAAGGTACCAGCGCCGGAACCGTACACGGTGGAGAAGCCAGTCAAGGTGGAAGTGAAGAAGCCTTATCCCGTACCGATCAAAGTGCCGGTGAACAGACCGTACGAGGTCTACGTGACGAAGCCTGTACCGGTATCGGTAGAGAAACGTTCCCGTATTGGGTACAGGTACCTGTGCCGGCCAACTCCGACTGGAAGCCAGTTAGATCTCACGCGTGGAGAGGCAGAGCGGATTCGAGTAAAAGCGAGGAGTCCACTGTTGTTACAGAGGACAATGGCGGTGGTAAAAAATTGGACGGGTCTGGTAGGAAATCGGGTCACGAATCGCGTGGAAGGAATCCGCGATGACGAGGATTGTATCGCGTTGTTGCATCTCTTGTTTATTTCGACCGACTTCCTGCATCGTTGATGCATCGAGATAAAGCTGGGATTCGTTATCCACGAGGATATCGCTGGGTGTTAAGTACGATAAAATTGCGTCGATGTTCTGTTCAATGTAAATAAACGTGCCTTTAATACCACAAGATCCAAGGATCTTGCTTGTTTTATCGTCTCTAAGCTGTTTCTCTTTCGTTCGATTAACTCGCGGAGAGAATAATCGAATGCAGGAGGAGCGCGGCGGCGCGAGTTTCCCACGGAAAACTCGTTAACGCGCCAGCCGATACGCATATCTCTCGAGCAGCTCTCTTTCCCAAGAGCGGGTTCTTTACGAGGAAGCGGCTCTCGATTAACATCCTGCTTGAGAATTCTCCGGCCGTTCGTTCTGCCGCGTATGCAACGGAATACCGAATAACGCCGGTAAAATCCTGCAAGCTCTTCCGATGCGTTTTTCCCTGATCGGGAACAGAGCGTTGCGAAGAAATTATCCGGCGATCGGCTGTTACGAAACGGTGTCTTATTCCTCTCACGATACCAGACACCGGGTTTCCGGTTAGCACCGAGTGACCCGTACCAGTCGATAACGCTACATAATCGTCGGATCGGCGAATCAAAGATGGTGGCCGAGAAACTCCATCGCATTGAAACGGAAACGCTATCGCGCGTTCAGGATCGACCAGCGTTTCACCTAATCTATCAACGGTATCACCGTATTTATTCATCAGCTACCCCCGTTTGCCATTTCACTTTCGACGCCGCCTAATTGCTTCTTAAACTCGCAATTAATGGCCGCATACTTTTCCATCCCAGCTGCTCCCATCGCTCGGCTTTCCAAGCTTTGCAATTACCAAGCTGCGCGATTACAAAAAAGTACATTTCGACCTGCCCGGTTTCGTAACCGCGACGCAAATTTATCCCCGATCGAGTAACCGCCGAGAGAATGTATGTAAGCCACCGCGGAAGCCGACTGAATTTGGAAAGAGACTTTACCTTCTCCGACCGGAGGTCTAATGCAATTAACGTTCATCGACGCGTTTGCAACGGGCCCGGGATCTACACGATCGATCTCTCGAGCCAGCCGTGGCTTCATCGGACACAGCTATGGATCGCCACGGGCCCCTCCCGGCTCGCCTTGCCCCCTTCCACCGTCTagcttttcattttttcttcttctcacCCTTCCACCACGGGCCCTCTTCTTTCCTCGCGCTCTCTCCGTCCAACCAACAAGGGCCCGTCGCGGACCAGAGGACTCCGTTGTCGATGAAAACGTCGCGAGACCTCCTGCCGAGGCCGGAAACCGAGAGGGAGTCGTCCTGGCGAGAAACTTTGGCACGTGGAAGTGGctgcgagagaggagagagagagagacgagcgTCTGCCTCTTGATCGACGCAGGGTCGAGACGCTCGGGGAGATCGCGAATTCGCGCAATGGCGTAGGATTTGCGAATTTCTTGGGTTAAAAACGAAGGTAAATAAAGACGTTTAGAGTTTGCAAAAAGGGAAGCTGAGTCACCCGTTGAGAACGATTCCCTGTACAGGCCGATTGGCGACGTCCATGACGCATTCCACGAAGGAGGAAGTCCTGCGGAGTAGTCGGGCTAACGCGTGCGGGAACATTCTCTTTGCTCGATAAAAATCGGTAAATAAATCAGCCGGCTGAAACGTACACCTTCTAATCTCCTATCTGAAATCCCCGCGCGCCGTATCGGTTATTTATCTACTCGATTATCTCCGTTGTTTATACTTACAAATCACTTAAGCTTGATCCCCTAATTGCCTCGGGGCGGTTATCACGCGAGCTGGATCTTCTGAGCTCGGTATCGATATAATCGAGGCAACGATCGCGCAGCGGGAGGGGATCCCGGTTAATATCCGCGCGTCTTCCGCGCGGCCAGCGTTTCCTTTCACCCTGGAAGAGAATCCCGGCTAGCTTCTACGCCAGTGCAACGAGTTATGGAAGCGGCGTCGCGGCCGGTCGGGATTCGAAAAAATGCTATAACGTCGCGCGCGTCGAACGAGCGGCCGCTCGCTCgcccgctcgctcgctcgcgcgcgccaCGCGCGAGTGTTTCACTTTTCCGCGAACGTAGCGCGAACAGAGGGGCTCGCCGGCGGGCCGCCGACGGGGGAAAGCGGACTATAAAGTCCGTGGCATCTTGGGGGGAAGTATCCAGTAAAGTCTGGACTTCGACCAGATATCGGAGTGCCCGTGAGACATGAAATTTTTGGTGAGtacagcgagagagaaagagagagaccagGCCGGTGAACTTTGAAATATTTCACGATTCCGTGAGACGCGCGATACGAATTCGAACGGGAGACCAGGAAAGAAGGGAGATCGAAGTTGCGGTTTCGTTTCAGATCCCTACGATATTCCTGGGCCTACTGGCCACAGCGGCCTGCGAGAAGGGGGCGACGAAGGACGCGGAGGCTCAAGAGTCTAACGTAGAGAAGAAGCAGGAGAAGCGAGGTCTGAGCCACCTCGAGGGTGGCCTCGACGGCGGCGACTATGGCGGAGGGCACGAGCTGTCGGGCGGAGACGGCGGCGGATACGAGGGCGGTGGTTACGAGGGTGACTACGGCGGTGGTGGCTATGGAGGCGGTGGTGGCTACGGAGGCGGTGGTGGCTACGGAGGCGGTGGCTACGGAGGCGGCGGCTACGGAGGCGGCGGCTACGGAGGCGGCGGTGGCGGTTACGAGGACGCCGGCAAAGTAAAGGAGATCACAATCGTGAAGAGCGTGAAGGTACCGTACCCGGTAGAGAAGAAGGTCCACTACCCGGTGGAGAAGGAAGTCCCGTACCCGGTGAAGGTGCCGGTGCCTCAGCCGTACCCAGTGGAGAAGAAGATCCCGGTACCGGTGAAGGTATTGGTCAAGGTACCCGTGCACATCCCGCAACCTTACCCGGTGGAGAAGCAGATCCCGTACCCCGTGCAGGTACCGGTGGAGAGGCCGGTCCCGTACAAGGTCTACGTTCCTCAGCCGTACCCAGTGGAGAAAAAGATCCCTTACCCCGTGAAAGTCCCAGTCCCGCAGCCGTACCCGGTCGAGAAACCCGTACCCTACGCGGTGAAAGTCCTCGAGCACGTACCCCAACCGTTCCCAGTCGAGAAGCCGGTCCCGTACCCCGTGAACGTACCCATCGAGCGACCATATCCTGTCCACATCCCGAAACCGTACCCAGTGCCGGTGGAGAAGCCGGTACCAGTGCCTGTGGAGAAGGCAGTACCTTACCCAGTCAAGGTGGCCGTGGAGAGACCAGTCGGGATACCAGTGGAGAAGCCGGTACCCATAGAAGTAAAGATACCGGTACCGGCGCCGTACCCGGTGGAGAAGCACGTACCGGTACCCGTGGAGAAGCCTGTACCTTACGCGGTTAAGGTACCCGTGGAGAGACCAGTGGCAGTTCCGGTCACGAAGCACGTACCAGTGCCGATAGCCAAGCCTGTGCCCTACCCGGTGAAGGTACCGGTACCCGTGTCGATTCACAGTCACGGCTACGAGTCCGGAGGTCTGGATGGTGGCTACGAGTCCGGGTACGGCCACCATTAGAGGAGGGTTCGGATCGAGGGGGCGCCACCAGCGTCCGACACCGTCAACTCGACCGTTCGGATTGTCGCGTCACCTTGGCTCTCCTCCCTTTGGAGAACCGTTAGACATAATTTCCGACGCGATAAGGGTATATTTATTCTAACTGATCTTATTTTGGATAACACGTGGCTGAGCCGAAGAACGGCTTGATAGGGGAGAGGTTGCGGGGTGGGCAACGGTACACGGGGCGGCCCGTTCTTCGGCCACCAGTCCTTCACTTAGATCCTAGCGTTTCGATACCCTTTGATACCTGAGTACCTAAGAATACACATATTGTATATGTACGATGTATTGTACAAAGTTTCTGTCGGCGTGCGTCGGCTGACGCGGTTCACGCCTCTGTACCATGTCTTTCGCTTCTTTCTAATAAAACCAAAGAGCAAAAGTCGATGGCCTTTCAATTCTCTCGTCACCGGAACATCCACTGGACCCTGAGTCATCGCGAGACCCGAACGATATCCCCTTCCTCCGTTCGATTTCGGCGTCTCGATCGTTTCCTCTCGCCCGTGGATCGGCTCTGGATCGATCCAAGGCCGATTACACGTCGGTCGCCCGGTTTCGCAACACCGTTTTCCTTCTGCGGGAGAGCACGCGACGCGGAACACGCGATAGCATCTTCCAATCCACTTTCGCGATGCGCGGTAACGCAACGTTACGTCCGTAACGGACGGGCCGACGTTTCCCGGAAAAGTTGGAAAGTAACCAGCCGGTATGCGAGAACGATCGCCGGGCTCCCCACGAATCCTTTAACGCGGAAGCGGCCGGCGGGTGATTAACGCAACAAAAAGCTGGCCGGCAATTAGTCCGTCTATAGAGGAAGAAAGGGAAACTTTCATCGCGCGCGTACACGTAACGGAACGACGGAAGAGCCGAAAAATCCGCTCGAGCATCTGGACGCGAGCTAGCGCGTCTCCGGCCGGCGAACAGAGAGGACCGCTGACACGGAGAAAGCCTCTTTCTCTCGGCGAATCGATGATACGACGTGGAAACACGGAGAAGGCTTTGAATTAGGAATGATCACAGGTGAAATCGTCGGTTCGTGGATCTTAGCAGGGGAGAAATCTGGCTGCAATCGGCTTTGCATGCCTGGTCGATGATTTCCAATGGAGaacctcgattaaatcgcgagtGCAGAGACTTACCGGATGTACGGGATGTTCGCAGGCACGTGATACTTGGCTCCAGGATCGAAGTCGTCCTCGGATCGCAGCACCGGAGGCTTGGTCCCGGCGTATTGCTCCATCAGCCGGTGCCAATGGCAATTGTAGTCCTCCCTGGTGATGTAACCGCGGAACACGTCCCATCTCCACCTGTCCATCGCGATGCTGAACGGCAGCATCACCAATTTATCCATCGCCAGAGTGAACAGGTAATTGATGTCCGCGGTCGACTCGTCGATGTACTTGTTCCCCAAGCCGAGAGTCTGCAGATGACGCAGAGTGCCAACGCTGAGGGCCACGGCTTCGCCGACCGCTTCGTGGAACCCTGTGTAAACGTGTCTTTAAAGTCTCCGGTTTCGTCACGAGGTAATCATCGGGGAAAGCGACCGCTGCATCGAACGAACAAACTGTCAAACAGCGTTTCGCGCTTCCAGGGTGAAGGACCGAATGGTTCTCTCGTCGATATAGCTCTCGTCTAACTCGCTAATATCCTAAACTCGTCGTCGTATTCTTTACGACTTAAATCCACCGTTTTCCAATCGAAAGCTACCAATATTCGTCCAGAGGAAACAGAAGTGTCCCGAATAGAATCGAATGAAATCGAATTGGTTCGATTCTCTCATCGAATCGATCTGATCTAGTTTGGTAATACCCTAAACTCGTAGTTGGATTCTTTATTCGTTAAATCGATCGCTTTCTAATCCAAAGCTACCAAAATTCGTCCAGAAGAAACAAACGTGTTCCCGAACCGAATCGAATGGAAtcgaatttaatagaatttccCGTCATCTCGATTGCATCTCGATTGCCGAGGTAAAACACGAGTCCGGCTGTGTCTCGGCAAGTTAGCAAGGCACATAAAGCGAGCCGGCAAGGTCGCAGGCGTCGTTCGGGATTTATTTTGCTAGGATCTACACCGCTGCTGGGCGAACGACCGGCCGACGCGGCACGGTGAAAGCGCGATTATaccataataaaaatattttaacgatCTCGCGTACGGATTGGAGAGTACTCGCACATCCACTCGGACACGCCGGGCCGGCGCTCGCGCGAATCCACCTCGACCGTATCGTTCTCGCTCTCGCTTTCGCGCTATTAGCCGTAAAAGTCCCGCGTGGACCGCCTACCGGAAGTCCAGCGGACCGGCTTACGTAACCACCGCGTGTCGTCCATCGTGCCATCGCGTGTCGTTCCGTTTTCCCTCCTTCGACGATCTCGCTCGTTCCTCGTTTCTGTCTTGTCCACAGTTCGCGTTCGATCTGTATCCGCGAGGACGAAACGCGTTCGGTGTTTCGTTCGACGCCGAAAGATTTCCGGCCCGACAGACCGTTTGGTagatcgatttttgtgaaaggAACGAAACGCGGTTCTTTACCGGACTTTTTGCAACGGTTTTGTAACGTATGTTCCATTTATCCCGGGAGGAAACGATGGAAAGGTCCTCGTACCTGGATTGGCGCCGTCTCTGAACTCTCGCGGCAATCCGTTGTAccgtaaaaaatattgaatgtgAGCCATCTCGTGGTGCACCGTGATCAGGTCTTTCATAGTGACCTTGGTGCACATCTTGATCCTGTTTGGAAAGTGAAACTCGTTTAATCGACGCTCCGGGAAATTAAACGCGTTCTTTTTTGTTCCCGCGGATGTAGAGTTTGACCCAGTCACCTGTAGTCTAGACGATTGCAGAAGTCCCAGGCGGAGGCTTGGCAAATTAGAGGCCTGTCCCCTGGGTCTGTGATTATGCTTCCGGCCCAGAATTCCGGTGGCATCGCGCTCAGGTTCAAGGACAGGTAAAACTCCTCGGCGACTCGGAACATCTCGACAGGCGTGTAACCCTAGGAACGGAATAATCTCGATATCGGTTGCAGCCGAACAGAGGAATAAACGCGATACAGGgtggtaattaaaattaattagatCCGAGGAACGTCGGAGCCTGTTATCTCGCGGCAAGAAATAAATTCGCGTAGAAACGCGGCGTGAAAGTCTCTGCGCATAATTGAAAAACATTAGCAGTTATAATAACGATTATAATCGGACTGCCGAGGCACATATGAAAGAACAGCGCCATGAAATCGAGAAATTAATTAATCGGGTTGCGTTTTTACCGAAGTATATAATCAATAAGCCTCGGGGTTCAAAGTCCCGTCGGTCGTGCAACGATTTTCTCTTGAAATCGAGTACGAAGGGAGGAAATCGGAAAGGAACATAGAATTCCGATATGAAACAGGCGAGCGAAATATTGCATT contains:
- the LOC143221118 gene encoding LOW QUALITY PROTEIN: uncharacterized protein LOC143221118 (The sequence of the model RefSeq protein was modified relative to this genomic sequence to represent the inferred CDS: inserted 3 bases in 3 codons; deleted 1 base in 1 codon) translates to TPARFRALGPFRTDSHEKQWPFNXWIIITSQTFQACKDPACWAGESRPPRINNTRTASVWIQCTFIIARETRETMGRLEQSVIALLCFSMVLTCSATRKEDLERAAELAVERAAERAAERAVEKAIEGGNTTTESKTVRESYSNARKTPHREDSDDRAASTEDKDESDDDTEDWKSGRFRLISFKGWPGRTENEGWKRLPRSQPRAESNQWQKSEVLTVEKKVPVPITVEKKIAYPVYKPIPYEVKVPVPQPYTVERKVPYPVKVFVNVPVEVPQPYTVEKKVPYEVKVDRPVPYRVEIPVPQPYTVERKIPIEVKVPVPQPYTVDKAVPYAVKVPVKVPEPYEVEKKVAVPVKVLVKRPYPVPVPEPYAVEVAKPYPVPVAKPYPVEVKVPVDTPFPVPVERPXPVPVKVPAPEPYTVEKPVKVEVKKPYPVPIKVPVNRPYEVYVTKPVPVSVEKXFPYWVQVPVPANSDWKPVRSHAWRGRADSSKSEESTVVTEDNGGGKKLDGSGRKSGHESRGRNPR
- the LOC143221119 gene encoding uncharacterized protein LOC143221119, which translates into the protein MKFLIPTIFLGLLATAACEKGATKDAEAQESNVEKKQEKRGLSHLEGGLDGGDYGGGHELSGGDGGGYEGGGYEGDYGGGGYGGGGGYGGGGGYGGGGYGGGGYGGGGYGGGGGGYEDAGKVKEITIVKSVKVPYPVEKKVHYPVEKEVPYPVKVPVPQPYPVEKKIPVPVKVLVKVPVHIPQPYPVEKQIPYPVQVPVERPVPYKVYVPQPYPVEKKIPYPVKVPVPQPYPVEKPVPYAVKVLEHVPQPFPVEKPVPYPVNVPIERPYPVHIPKPYPVPVEKPVPVPVEKAVPYPVKVAVERPVGIPVEKPVPIEVKIPVPAPYPVEKHVPVPVEKPVPYAVKVPVERPVAVPVTKHVPVPIAKPVPYPVKVPVPVSIHSHGYESGGLDGGYESGYGHH